From Parus major isolate Abel chromosome 1A, Parus_major1.1, whole genome shotgun sequence, the proteins below share one genomic window:
- the TXN2 gene encoding thioredoxin, mitochondrial, whose amino-acid sequence MAQRLALQRLLSLPTRGPLASHGRALGTSAGRRSTFNVQDGSDFQDRVVNSPKPVVVDFHAQWCGPCKILGPRLEKLVAKLEGKVLMAKVDIDDHTDLAIEYEVSAVPTVLAMKNGDVVDKFVGIKDEDQLEAFLKKLIGA is encoded by the exons ATGGCCCAGAGGCTGGCGCTCCAGCggctgctctccctccccacacGTGGGCCCCTGGCATCCCACGGCAGAGCCTTGGGCACCTCAGCTGGCCGCAGGAGCACTTTCAACGTGCAGGATGGCAGCGACTTCCAGGACCGTGTGGTGAACAGCCCCAAGCCTGTTGTGGTGGACTTCCATGCACA GTGGTGTGGTCCCTGCAAGATCCTAGGCCCCAGGTTAGAGAAGCTAGTGGCTAAGCTGGAGGGGAAGGTGCTGATGGCCAAGGTGGACATTGACGATCACACAGACCTTGCTATCGAGTATGAG GTGTCAGCAGTGCCAACTGTGCTGGCTATGAAGAACGGAGACGTTGTGGATAAATTTGTGGGCATAAAGGATGAGGATCAGCTGGAGGCATTCCTCAAGAAACTCATTGGAG